The DNA sequence TTCATCAAGCGAATCCAGATCCTTAGGAAATAGTACATTAGGATCAACAACTTTATTATCCAACGGAACCCGGTTATTGTTTTCCCATAAATGTGCGCTGTAATAGGTATGGTCCTGACGCTGGCATATAAAGCCAAAAAAATAGTCGAACCCCTGGTTATTGGGTGTGCCACTGGTCATGGGTGCACCTAATCCCCATTTGCCAACAATACCAGTGGTATAACCGGCTGCCTTTAATACTTTGGCAATAGTAATAGTTGAATCGGGGATGGGATATTGCCCTTCCAATGTCGGGTTTTTCTCCATTTCCTTGAAACTCCATACATCGCCCCGCTCTCCCCATTCATGATTTCCGCGGATAAAGGCTTTACCCGAGTTTTTACCGGTCATGAGTGAATAGCGTGATGGAGCGCAAACCGGATAGGCATAATGTTGTGTAAAGCGTTTACCATGTTTGGCCAGTTCATCTAAGTTGGGGGTTTCAATTTTTTGCTGCCCGTAACAACCTAACTCGCCATATCCCATGTCATCTGCCAGGATGTAAACAATATTAGGTTTTGCTTTTGATGTTTTAGGCGATGAGCCGGTTTGTGCAAACACGTTAACATATATCCCGAACAGTAAAGCTATGCTTACAGAAATTCTTTTCATCGAACTAAAGTTACTGATCGTCATTTGCTTAGTTATGTAGATAACAAACGTTTGTGTGGTTTTTAATATTAAGTGAGCTCGCATGGTAACGACTCACCCCGACATCGCTGCGCTCGTCACCCCTCTCTCCGCTTCGCGCATAGAGGGGGCTCTTTCTTTTTTCTTTACCCTCTTTCCGCCTCAGGCGAAGAGAGGGTGGTCCAGCGAAGCGTAGACCGGGTGAGTCTGCTATGCGTCATGCTTTCCGAGCTTCCGGAGCATATCTCACAGGAGCGAAAGTTTTGTGAATGCAGGATCGATCTAATTACCATAAGTAAACGAAAGCCTTGGGGCGATTTCAACATAGCCGTTATCTTTAAAATAGGCAACATAATAAGAGCCAGAAGGCTTGCCCGATGGTAAGGTTAACGTTAGGCTGCCAGATACCACACCATTGGTATATTGCCAGGCATCAGCATAAGTGTTAGCGGCGCCGGGTACTTTGCCGGTTTGATAGATCCCGATCCATGCTTTAGTATCGGCAGAGCCATTGGCAAAATTCACGGTAATGGTTTCTCCGGTTGAAAATTTTGCTTTATTTAAACTAATGCTTGCCTGAGTAGTGGTTGTTTTGATAGAAAAAGTAGTTATAACTCCTTTATGGTCCGAAGGCCATGTTCCTGTTGGCTTCAAAAAAGGATTGGTATACGTAGCATCTTCATACCCCTGGCCCCTTACAATGGAACCTGATGGCCCGAATACGATAGACTCGTTTACGTTTACCCTGTTATAATTGTCGGCATAATAAATATAATCAATGCGGTCGCGCTCATCGGCATCCGGTGCCCATACCAGTGATGATAACTTGGCGCTGGTGTTAAAAGCGGCCCAGGTAAATCCTGGGTATTTTACCGGATCGGGGTTTTTAACCCGGTATGAATCCTGGTAGCCTGCTCCATATAACTTAACACTGCCTTGCCAGGGCACAATGGTGCCGTGGTGATCAAACAAATCCTTTTGTGCCTTAACCCAATCTAAATGCGATGGTTCATTAAAATCTCCCCCTAATATAACAATCCTTCCATTGTCCCTTTCCTGTTTGGCATCGCTTACAAAGGCGCTTAGCTCTTCGTCACGGGTTGATTTCAGGTTGGCTGCCAAAACGCTATCTACGTTGGTAACCGGCGCGGCTATTTTATTAAAGGTTACACCATCATAGCCCCGTGGCAGGTAACAGGCGTAATTGGTATAGTCTAAATGGGCCGAGTAAAGGGTAACCTGTGTGGTAGAATTCAGATTAACAGTGGCTTTATCAAAAGCATTGCCATAGATATTGGTTTTAAATGAAGCAATTGGATATTTTGATACAATACCCACATTATAGTCATAAAACGAATAAAAAGTATACCCCTTTGCCTTTAAAGCCGCTACAATGCGTTCACTAAACTTAGTGCTGTTATAATTTCGAACCTCGCTTAAGGTTATGAGATCGGCGCCTGATTGAATAATAGCATCAACAATACCATCAAATCCACCGCTTACTGATGTACCTTCCTGCCAGGTATTTAATTGCAAAACTTTTAGTGTAACGGAGTCTGCCGCGATTGCCTGCGTTGTTTGAGCCTTAACCGGCTTTATACTATCTGATGCAAAAGATGAGGATGCTTTTTTGCAGTTTAAAAGCAAGAGTGATGAAAGTAATGGGATGAGGTAGCTTTTTTTCATTTGATGATTCTTATTTAAATACAAAGCAATACATACACTATTGGGATAATATTATTTTTATATTATATCATGTGTAAAATAGTAATGTTTATGTCTTGGTTTCTGGCTTCTGTCTTTGCTAAAATTACTGATCGTTAGTTATTAAAATAAGTGTTTAACAAACGTTTGTGTTGCTTTTAATATGGAGTGAGGGGCGGCTAGTGTGGATTAAAAAGAGCGTGAGGACGGTGCGATTCCCCTCTTGAGAGAGTAATAGCTCATGATTAGACATTAGCCAAAAAGGGGTGTCATGCTGAGCTCCGTCGAAGCATGGTGGGCAGGCCCCTGCGCTCTACCCTTCGACGGGCTCAGGGTGACAGGCCATTTTTTTCAAGCTCCCGCGAGATTAGTGATAGCGTATCTCGTGGGTGATTTGTAGTAAGCTTTCAGCTTACGTCAGCTGAAAGCTGAACCATGTATCCCGCGAGCTGGAAGCTCGCAGGAGCGAAGAACAAAAGGGCCACTGATGATTACCGTGCAGTAAGTTCCAAAAACTGCTGGATGAGTAAGCCAACCGTATCCGGTGCATCTTCCAAACTATAATGGCCAACGTTTGGCAGTTCATAAACCGATCCCCGAGGAAATGCCGAACGAAAAAGCGGGATAAAGTGTTTTCCGTGCAAGGTTTTATCCTCAGCACCCCAGATGCATAGTGCAGGGAGCTTGCCAATGCTTCTTTTAGCCTCATCAGATGGTTCTTCAAAAATGTGCGCGCCAATGGCAAAACCTTTTGCCCAGCCAAGTGCGCCGCGGCTTTCTTTCGGGGTGGTAAAGGCTGCACGGTAGGCCTCTATCCAGGTATTGGTGATCAGGTTGTTCTGTTCAAAACCATTCAGTTTAAGCGTACTTAAGATATGGTAATGGATCTCATTTAATACTGTCCCGAGCTTTCCGGATGCTTCGGCCTGCATGATCCATTGAAACCAGGGCGATTCCTTGGTGTTGGCTTCTAATGCTTTACCTAATTCGGGCTGACCAAAGGGGAGGGGAGTGTTTACACTAATTACCCGGGCAATACGATCCGATTGCCGAGCTGCCAGGCCCATACCTACCGGTCCGCCAAAATCATGCATAACAAGGGTGATGTCCCGGAGATTAAGGTCGAGCACTAACTTTTCAATATTATGAATATGGTCCTGCAGCCAGTAAGTCCGGTTTTGTGGAGTTTCACTTTTCCCAAAGCCCATATGATCGGGTACAATTACCCGATAGCTGCCGGAAAGCTGGTGAATCAAATGTCTGTATAAATAGCCCCAGGTGGGTTCGCCATGCAGGCAAAGTACCACTGCGCCCTGACCTTCGTCGGCATAATGCATGTTAAATCCCGGAGCCTGTGTAAAGTGGGGGGTAAATGGAAAGCTTCCATCAAAGGTTTCATTTATAGCTATCATGTATGTAAAATTATATAGAGTTATCTATTTTTTATAAGTCAAAAAAAATCAGCCAATCATTTGGCTCAGAAATTTTTTCACGTTTTCCAAAGCCAGCGTGTTCCTGCTGATGGTGGTACTTACCGTAGCGCCTTCTATCATCAGGAAAAGGGTATCGGCAAGCAGTTGAGTATCCAAAACCCTCTTTGTTTCCAATTGCTCAAAAAGCCCGGTTATCAAAGCGCGTTGTTTTTCTTTATAAACGTCGGCTATCTTTAGCACTTTGGTATCATTGGCGCCTACTTCGGCAGCAATTTTTATAAAGGGACAGCCCGCGAAATCAGAATTAACCTGCTGACTGATCCGGTAATCAATAAATTTAAACAGCTTGTCTTTTGGGTTGCTGAGTCCCTTGCTGATGTTTTCGAATCCGGCAAATGATTCTTCTTCCTGTTTTTTCAAATAGGCTACCAGCAGCTCATTTTTTGACGGGAAGTGATTATACAGGGAACCAATGGCGATATCCGCCTCGGCAATAATTTGATTGATGCCGGTTTGATTGAATCCCTGGTGCGAAAAAAGATCCGATGCTACATTCAGTATCCGGTCCCTAACTTTTATTTTATCTGACATAAAATTAATGTTGGGACAAATGTAAATAATGTTTTATAAAATAGATAGATCTATATAAAAATAAATTATAACAAGTTGCCAAAATTAATTTTTCACCCGGTCGCTTTCCTCGCCTGCACCTGTTTGATTGTGCTTGCGCTGATCCTTCACCGTATTTCCAAAGCGCATACTTAAAGTAAGCAGTGCGGCACGTGAATCTTTCAGTGTGCGGAAACTGGCATTTGTTTGATACAGATTGTTGATAGCGCCCTGGTTAATATTGGTATTTAAAAGGTCGCTGATACTGAGTTTTAGCGTAGTACGCGGCGACAGGGTCTTGGCCACGGCTATGTTGAGGCGGCCCCTGGCAGCCAGCGTGAACTGGGCATCGGTCTGTTTACTTTGATACTTGCCGTCTGTTTGTAAAGTCCATCCTTTATTAAGCTTGAACTGCAGTACCGCCTGCCCGGAGAAACTGGTGCTATGGTTGTTTAAAGTACCGGTGTAAAAATCGCTGGCCTGCCGAAGCTGCCATACATCCCCGCTCAATTCCAGACGAAACCACTTCGCCGGATCGAAACTGGCATCTGCATTTAGATCATACAATTGCGTGTTCCCGATATTTCCCGGGCGATCATAATAATACCCGTTACGGATCTCTATGGTTTCTGTTGATCGGTCGTGGATATTGGTATAGGTCATGGTTACCGAAATCCTGTCTTTATAAATATAACCCAACTCAAAGTCGCCCGAGTACGAAGGCCGCAGGTATGGGTTCCCGATATACAAGGTATATTTATCCAGCGGAGAAATAAAGGGATTCAAATCCTGATAATAAGGGCGCTCTATCCGGCGTCCATAGGTCATTTTTAGTTGGTGATCACCCAGGGTATCCAGTTTATACAAAAGATAAAAGGTTGGGAACAGACCCGTGTAATTGCGTTTAAAGGCAGAGTCGGCCTTTTGCGCGTTGCCCAACTGATGACCGCGCGAATCTGTGTTTTCCACCCGGAGACCCGCCTGTATG is a window from the Mucilaginibacter inviolabilis genome containing:
- a CDS encoding endonuclease/exonuclease/phosphatase family protein: MKKSYLIPLLSSLLLLNCKKASSSFASDSIKPVKAQTTQAIAADSVTLKVLQLNTWQEGTSVSGGFDGIVDAIIQSGADLITLSEVRNYNSTKFSERIVAALKAKGYTFYSFYDYNVGIVSKYPIASFKTNIYGNAFDKATVNLNSTTQVTLYSAHLDYTNYACYLPRGYDGVTFNKIAAPVTNVDSVLAANLKSTRDEELSAFVSDAKQERDNGRIVILGGDFNEPSHLDWVKAQKDLFDHHGTIVPWQGSVKLYGAGYQDSYRVKNPDPVKYPGFTWAAFNTSAKLSSLVWAPDADERDRIDYIYYADNYNRVNVNESIVFGPSGSIVRGQGYEDATYTNPFLKPTGTWPSDHKGVITTFSIKTTTTQASISLNKAKFSTGETITVNFANGSADTKAWIGIYQTGKVPGAANTYADAWQYTNGVVSGSLTLTLPSGKPSGSYYVAYFKDNGYVEIAPRLSFTYGN
- a CDS encoding alpha/beta fold hydrolase; translated protein: MIAINETFDGSFPFTPHFTQAPGFNMHYADEGQGAVVLCLHGEPTWGYLYRHLIHQLSGSYRVIVPDHMGFGKSETPQNRTYWLQDHIHNIEKLVLDLNLRDITLVMHDFGGPVGMGLAARQSDRIARVISVNTPLPFGQPELGKALEANTKESPWFQWIMQAEASGKLGTVLNEIHYHILSTLKLNGFEQNNLITNTWIEAYRAAFTTPKESRGALGWAKGFAIGAHIFEEPSDEAKRSIGKLPALCIWGAEDKTLHGKHFIPLFRSAFPRGSVYELPNVGHYSLEDAPDTVGLLIQQFLELTAR
- a CDS encoding TetR/AcrR family transcriptional regulator codes for the protein MSDKIKVRDRILNVASDLFSHQGFNQTGINQIIAEADIAIGSLYNHFPSKNELLVAYLKKQEEESFAGFENISKGLSNPKDKLFKFIDYRISQQVNSDFAGCPFIKIAAEVGANDTKVLKIADVYKEKQRALITGLFEQLETKRVLDTQLLADTLFLMIEGATVSTTISRNTLALENVKKFLSQMIG